In one window of Methanolobus mangrovi DNA:
- a CDS encoding ABC transporter permease: MRRSTYLKLATNILIHSKIRSWLTIIGIVIGVGSVVTIMALSDSMSADMEERFADMDLTLVQVSPGYTKAMSGFGGGGPPGMGGSSYSSDDAELTDKDIMAIKLVENIDYIYGQISGSDLEVYFMGKTADLSVTGVDPQVWQYTVTYELESGRLLEATDNNVVVIGYGIAHDMYDQEVGLNRVLAIEGKSYRVVGILADGESDNAIIMPIDSAVDIIDDAEQDVYDKIVVKVDGVDNVETVVDEIEEKLLISRHIANDDDRDFSVSDSLSQAESASEMMESMTIFLGAIAGVSLVVGSVGIANTMFTSVMEKTKEIGTMKAIGAKNKDILMIFLFNSALVGFVGGVLGIVLSLVLTSLLPYLGISMMRSSMGSTIAPDLMLMGISIAVVIGVLSGIVPAYNASKMRPVDALRYE; the protein is encoded by the coding sequence ATGAGACGAAGTACCTATCTAAAGCTTGCTACGAACATCCTGATCCACAGTAAGATCAGAAGCTGGCTCACTATAATAGGTATTGTCATCGGTGTAGGTTCGGTCGTCACTATCATGGCGCTGAGTGATAGCATGTCTGCAGATATGGAAGAAAGGTTTGCTGACATGGACCTTACATTGGTTCAGGTCAGTCCTGGCTATACCAAGGCCATGTCAGGATTTGGCGGCGGCGGTCCTCCTGGCATGGGGGGCAGCAGTTATTCCTCAGATGATGCAGAACTGACAGATAAGGACATCATGGCGATAAAACTGGTCGAGAATATCGATTACATCTATGGTCAGATATCTGGCAGTGATCTGGAAGTTTACTTTATGGGTAAGACTGCTGATCTCTCTGTGACCGGGGTCGATCCACAGGTATGGCAGTATACTGTTACCTATGAACTGGAATCCGGCAGATTGCTGGAAGCCACCGACAATAACGTCGTGGTCATTGGTTACGGAATTGCCCATGACATGTACGATCAGGAGGTCGGCCTGAACCGTGTGCTTGCTATCGAAGGCAAATCCTACAGAGTTGTAGGTATACTGGCAGACGGTGAAAGTGATAATGCGATCATCATGCCGATAGACTCAGCAGTGGATATCATTGATGATGCTGAACAGGATGTATACGACAAGATCGTTGTAAAGGTGGATGGTGTCGACAACGTCGAGACAGTAGTTGATGAGATCGAAGAGAAGCTCCTGATATCCAGGCACATTGCCAACGATGATGACAGGGACTTCAGTGTATCTGATTCACTTTCGCAGGCAGAATCGGCCAGTGAAATGATGGAATCCATGACTATCTTCCTGGGAGCCATAGCAGGTGTATCACTTGTTGTAGGTTCTGTGGGGATTGCCAACACAATGTTCACCTCTGTGATGGAAAAGACCAAGGAGATCGGTACTATGAAGGCCATTGGTGCCAAGAACAAGGATATTCTGATGATATTCCTGTTTAACTCGGCACTGGTGGGTTTTGTAGGAGGTGTGCTCGGTATAGTGCTGAGTCTTGTGTTAACATCTCTGCTTCCGTACCTTGGAATATCTATGATGCGTTCATCCATGGGTTCGACGATAGCTCCTGACCTTATGCTAATGGGAATCTCCATCGCAGTGGTCATTGGAGTGCTGTCAGGTATTGTCCCTGCATACAACGCATCGAAGATGAGGCCGGTTGACGCACTGAGATACGAATAA
- a CDS encoding COG1361 S-layer family protein, with protein sequence MLVLVLPITAASADISASVSGVQVDLMTQSPSPARPGETVELTVSVQNVGSKDLTDIVVSIDPEYPFTEISGESLSKKISFLEARQDDDDATLLKFKMKVDADVAEDSYDVDIVVSDSDTDSSVSTTVSVDIQGKEYAQVVTISESNIDVATVEPIEFVITNTGSSPLKNMAVSWDESTGVILPVYSSNTKYISYLGVGESANIAYSVMADVNADPGLYQLDITLEFEDYDSNTNTIETKAGLFVGGSTDFDLSYSESDEGEVSLSLANVGNNEAYSVKVSIPEQDNFQATGSTSTIVGNLEKGDYTITSFSISQTNTMPSMAEDSTGTAQAEPSEMTEEDMEAMQEEMEAKNELLVTIEYTDSVGQRHSVEKAVQIEELTGGTMTIGAGGPGGQSSSSSNSYLLYGAALLIVVVAGLNYRKKKMMKAGTYEPLSVEIKNLKGKILKKEKR encoded by the coding sequence ATGTTAGTATTGGTCCTACCTATAACAGCAGCATCGGCAGATATCTCTGCCAGCGTATCCGGTGTACAGGTGGATCTGATGACCCAGAGTCCAAGCCCTGCAAGGCCAGGTGAAACAGTAGAACTTACCGTCAGTGTCCAGAATGTAGGAAGTAAGGACCTCACAGACATAGTGGTCTCAATAGACCCGGAATACCCATTTACTGAGATATCCGGTGAATCCCTGAGCAAAAAAATATCATTCCTTGAAGCCCGTCAGGATGATGATGATGCAACCCTTCTAAAATTCAAAATGAAGGTTGATGCGGATGTTGCAGAGGACAGCTATGATGTAGATATAGTTGTCAGCGACAGTGATACCGATTCAAGTGTATCAACAACAGTCTCCGTAGATATACAGGGTAAAGAGTATGCACAGGTCGTCACCATAAGCGAATCAAATATCGATGTTGCAACCGTGGAACCAATAGAGTTCGTTATTACTAACACTGGCAGTTCCCCACTCAAGAATATGGCTGTTTCATGGGACGAGTCAACTGGTGTTATCCTGCCAGTTTACTCCTCTAATACCAAGTACATAAGCTATCTTGGTGTCGGAGAATCAGCAAATATAGCATACTCTGTAATGGCAGATGTGAATGCAGATCCGGGATTGTATCAGCTTGACATTACTCTTGAATTCGAGGATTATGATTCAAACACCAACACCATTGAGACCAAAGCAGGCCTGTTTGTCGGAGGCAGCACAGATTTCGATCTGAGTTACTCTGAGAGCGATGAAGGTGAAGTGTCCCTGTCTCTTGCAAACGTAGGTAACAATGAGGCTTACTCCGTTAAGGTGTCGATACCTGAGCAGGATAATTTCCAGGCTACAGGAAGTACCTCTACTATAGTAGGTAACCTCGAAAAAGGTGACTATACCATCACTTCATTCTCCATATCCCAGACCAATACAATGCCATCAATGGCTGAGGATTCAACCGGTACGGCTCAAGCTGAACCTTCTGAAATGACAGAAGAGGATATGGAAGCTATGCAGGAAGAAATGGAAGCTAAAAATGAGCTTCTTGTCACTATCGAGTACACTGATTCTGTAGGCCAGAGGCACTCTGTTGAGAAGGCAGTTCAGATAGAAGAACTGACCGGAGGAACCATGACAATAGGTGCAGGAGGGCCCGGAGGTCAAAGCTCTTCATCGAGTAACAGTTACTTGTTGTATGGTGCTGCACTCCTGATAGTTGTAGTTGCAGGATTGAACTACAGAAAAAAGAAAATGATGAAAGCAGGTACCTATGAACCTCTGAGTGTTGAGATTAAGAACCTTAAAGGTAAGATCTTGAAGAAGGAAAAGAGATGA
- a CDS encoding ABC transporter ATP-binding protein: MDENLNNVNKKPSNDEPDTLMRLTDVWKIYKMGEVEFAALKGVDLEILHGEFVVILGPSGSGKSTMMNLLGCLDIPSKGVVELNNRNIAQMKESELAQIRGQLIGFIFQTFNLLPTLNTIENVMLPLEFQEADPDDSWKRAETLLDIVSLSDKKYNLPSQLSGGQRQRVAIARSLAVDPKVILADEPTGNLDSETGNYILEFLSNLHQKEGKTIIMITHDPELTKYADRVVHIKDGMVDSIEIKNREAM; the protein is encoded by the coding sequence ATGGACGAGAATCTTAATAATGTAAACAAAAAACCATCAAACGATGAACCGGATACTCTCATGCGTCTTACTGATGTGTGGAAGATATACAAGATGGGAGAAGTCGAATTTGCGGCTCTTAAAGGAGTTGACCTGGAAATATTACATGGTGAATTTGTAGTTATACTCGGTCCAAGCGGAAGCGGAAAGAGTACAATGATGAACTTGCTCGGCTGTCTTGATATTCCAAGCAAGGGTGTTGTCGAACTTAACAACAGGAACATTGCCCAGATGAAAGAATCAGAGCTTGCCCAGATCAGGGGCCAGTTGATTGGTTTCATCTTCCAGACATTCAATCTGCTACCAACTTTGAACACAATCGAAAACGTTATGCTTCCTCTTGAATTCCAGGAAGCTGACCCAGATGATTCATGGAAGAGAGCAGAAACACTTCTGGATATCGTTTCTCTCAGTGACAAAAAATACAATCTCCCTTCACAATTATCCGGTGGCCAGAGGCAGAGAGTTGCAATCGCAAGGTCTCTGGCAGTAGATCCCAAAGTCATCCTTGCAGACGAACCTACAGGAAACCTGGATAGTGAAACAGGAAATTACATTCTTGAATTTTTAAGCAACCTTCACCAAAAAGAAGGTAAAACAATCATAATGATCACCCACGATCCTGAACTTACAAAATATGCAGATCGTGTGGTTCATATTAAAGATGGAATGGTCGACAGTATAGAGATTAAGAACCGTGAAGCAATGTGA
- a CDS encoding helix-turn-helix transcriptional regulator has product MKVISCIGCIAIILLLSGLAGASGIATVHGVAYEWSTFEPLDNAIIEVNSTPAQSMVAKYGVYSFELTNGTYHITASYYEDDQLTYYAEDIITVSDEGSYVLDLLLLPSYSSSDDTASSVTDVETESSSPVANASSLIFGSIFVVIILLVLLAYQMKQRPQRSPALKPIKEDENDDETSHVSHVVTGDAAEMIREEVQDMALEEDREETITEILDEPGITSSVESEREPLNAAPINPDEPVPADLQEILDILKTQGGRMTQKDMRKRLKYSEGKVSLMLLDLEKRGKIQKFKKGRGNVLFLVESDE; this is encoded by the coding sequence ATGAAAGTAATATCCTGCATCGGTTGTATTGCTATTATCCTGCTTTTATCAGGACTTGCCGGAGCTTCAGGTATTGCAACTGTACATGGCGTAGCTTATGAATGGAGCACATTCGAACCCCTTGACAATGCAATAATCGAGGTAAATTCCACTCCTGCCCAGTCAATGGTGGCCAAGTACGGCGTTTACTCTTTCGAATTAACAAATGGTACGTATCACATCACTGCAAGTTATTATGAGGATGATCAGCTAACCTATTATGCGGAAGACATTATTACAGTTTCAGATGAAGGCAGTTATGTTCTGGACCTGCTGTTGTTGCCTTCTTATTCCAGCTCGGACGATACAGCTTCTTCTGTCACGGATGTCGAAACTGAATCCTCTTCTCCGGTGGCTAACGCAAGTTCACTTATTTTTGGCTCCATATTTGTTGTTATCATTCTTTTGGTCCTGCTGGCATATCAGATGAAACAGAGGCCACAAAGATCTCCGGCATTAAAGCCAATAAAGGAAGACGAGAATGATGACGAAACTTCTCATGTGTCACATGTAGTTACCGGAGATGCTGCTGAAATGATCAGGGAAGAAGTACAGGATATGGCATTAGAAGAAGACAGGGAAGAAACAATAACTGAAATATTGGATGAACCTGGAATCACATCTTCAGTGGAGTCCGAAAGAGAACCACTTAATGCTGCACCAATTAATCCCGATGAACCCGTACCTGCAGATCTTCAGGAGATTCTGGATATTCTGAAGACCCAGGGTGGAAGGATGACGCAAAAAGATATGCGTAAGCGCCTGAAGTACTCTGAAGGTAAGGTCAGTCTCATGCTTCTTGACCTTGAAAAGCGGGGTAAGATCCAAAAATTTAAGAAGGGACGTGGAAATGTCCTTTTCCTTGTGGAATCGGATGAGTGA
- a CDS encoding helix-turn-helix transcriptional regulator, whose amino-acid sequence MRITYCAGCIAIILLFSGIASAEYVATVHGVAYEWNTFDPLANTIIEVNSTPVQSIVAKYGIYSFELPKGTYRITASYYEGDQLTYYGEDVITVLDEGNYVVDLLLLPSYSPTPAEEYIDSAKVSLSVSLLAVSVVIMLILVVSLFYQIRKKPLTEPHIKHNLKYAFSASPVKVSSPKEKAAFPEQLKSQFHENIFHSIVHEDEHPPKDMVHIPEPLSTQHKEILDILKSHGGTMSQRELRKFLVYSEGKVSVMLLDLEKRGDIRKIRKGRGNILFLTGLEE is encoded by the coding sequence ATGAGAATTACATATTGTGCAGGTTGCATCGCCATCATTTTACTTTTTTCAGGAATTGCTTCTGCTGAATATGTTGCAACTGTTCATGGCGTAGCTTATGAGTGGAATACATTCGATCCTCTGGCTAATACGATAATCGAGGTAAATTCCACTCCGGTGCAATCAATTGTTGCAAAATATGGCATCTACTCATTCGAATTACCCAAGGGTACCTATCGCATCACTGCCAGTTATTATGAAGGTGATCAGCTTACATATTACGGGGAAGATGTGATAACCGTACTGGATGAGGGGAATTATGTAGTAGACCTGTTACTCTTACCTTCTTATTCCCCTACCCCTGCGGAAGAATATATTGATTCTGCAAAAGTATCATTATCAGTTTCTCTGCTCGCTGTCTCTGTTGTTATTATGTTAATCCTTGTTGTTTCATTGTTTTATCAAATAAGGAAGAAACCACTAACAGAGCCTCATATAAAGCACAATCTTAAATATGCATTTTCTGCTTCTCCTGTTAAAGTTTCATCTCCAAAAGAAAAGGCTGCATTTCCGGAGCAATTAAAATCTCAATTTCATGAAAATATATTCCATTCAATTGTTCATGAAGATGAACATCCCCCCAAAGATATGGTCCATATACCAGAACCACTGTCAACCCAGCATAAGGAAATACTTGATATCCTGAAATCCCATGGGGGTACCATGTCCCAAAGGGAGTTACGTAAGTTTCTTGTTTACTCAGAAGGCAAGGTAAGTGTTATGCTTCTTGATCTTGAAAAAAGGGGCGACATACGAAAGATCAGGAAAGGGCGTGGAAACATCCTGTTTTTGACAGGATTGGAAGAGTGA